GGGGCCAGGATGATCAGGGACGGGGATTGTGACTTTGTTCTTGCCGGTGGTGCTGAGACCTGTCTGGTGCCCGAGATTATTCAGGGTTTTGCCAACATGCAGGCAACTATTAAAGTAGGGCCCAAGGATCGGGCTTTTGGAGATCCGACTTTGGCATCACGGCCTTTCAGTATTGATCGGAAAGGATTTGTACTCTCGGAAGGTGCCGGTGTTGTCGTGCTGGCCGCAGAAGAGATGGTTCAATCATTAGGTCTTGAGGCAAAGGCTGAGGTCATGGGCATTGGCTGGACATCTGATGCCTTACATTTTACCAGACCTAATCCTCAAACTATTATCCGGGCGATATCTCAAGCAATCGACGATGCAGAGATTAGTCCGGCAGAGATTGGTTCCATCAATGCCCACGGCACCTCGACGCCAACAGGCGATAGTACCGAGATTGAATGTTTGCGAACAATATTTGGTGCAAAGCTGTCTACGATTCCTGTTACCGCTAATAAATCCCAGATTGGTCATACCTTAGGCGCCTCCGCCGCCATAGAAGCCGCGCTCAGTATCGAGGCAATGGGCAAGGGCTTGGTGCTGCCCACTGTAAACCATATAGCCGATCCTGCATTTGATGATGTTGATGTCGTTCCAAATATTGCCCGAAAACATACCTATGAATTTTTTCTTTCCAATGCCTTTGGTTTTGGTGGAACAAACTGCTGTGTTGTGTTTAAGGGTATTTGAACATCATTCGTCGTATTAAAAGCGATACCACCGCCCTATTAACTGCAATACCTTTGGAGTAGAAAATTGAGACCAAAACCTTTTATTCCTGAATTTTTGGATCAAGATAAACCTTTTGTCCGGGATAAAAATAGCGGCAGGGTCTGGCACCAATGTGAACTGCGTACCCTTTATGTGGATACTGATCGTTCCCAGGTTGTTTATCATGCCAATTATCTCAGGTATTTTGAGTTTGGCAGGGCCTCTTTAATGCGCTATACGGCCTATCCGTATCGGGAAATTGAAGAGAGCGGTTATATCTATCCGATCATAAAAATTGAGGTCAATTACTATACCCCGTTATTCTACGATGACCTGATGCTTATCCATACCAGTCCAGCCGCCCTGGAACTGGTCAAGTTGCAGTTTGACTACGTTATAACCAACCAGCAAACAGGTGAGATAATCTGTACCGGATTTACTAAACATTGCGCCGTAAACACTTCCGGGACTCCCGTTGAAATTGATGACAAAACACGTGAGCTATGGCAGAGGTTTCCGAAATAACTGTCCTTTCTCGGTTGCCGGTTACCATCGAGATTCAACCTTGGTTTCGGGATCATTGTTTTGCCGGCAAGATGATTCTGCCGGCGGTGGAGACTCTGGCCGTTCTAGCAAACGAAGTTACCAAGTTCAGGCCTGATATTGAGATCAGCAAAATGTATGAGGCACATTTTGCTAAATTTCTTGAAATTGGCCCGGCTGACCATGAGCTTGAGGTCATGGTCGAAATTGCTGAACATGACCTTGGTCAGATCACTGCAAAATTACTAAGCAAATTCCATAAAAAGGCAATTTCCCGGATCGTTGAACATGGCCGAGTGACATTTTCCTCGCACAGAGCAGATCTGACTCCTCAAGCAGATCCAACTCGATTTACCCTTCCACAATCGGCCTTTAAACTGTCCTCCCAGCAGGTTTACCGGGAACTTGTTCCTTTTGGTAAGGCCTATCAAAATATTATCGGTGATATGTATCTCTTTGAACAGGGGGCCTGGGCCAGATTGATGGCACCTGCTTTGCCGTCAACTGCACTCGGTGGCGGTTTAGGTTCCCCCTTTCCTCTCGATGCTGCCTTTCATGCCGCCTGTGTCTGGGGCCAGCGTTACGCCGGATTTATCCCCTTTCCGGTAGGTTTTTCCAGCCGGACAATCAGCGAGTTTACCGAACCCGGGGCTACATATGAAACCAGAGTTATCCCGATTGAAGTTAAAGCGGATGAACTGATTTTTGACCTGTGGATTTATACTTCTCAAGGTGAGTTATTTGAGACCGTCTGTGGTATTAAGATGCGCGATGTCAGTGGAGGCCGCCTGAAACCGCCTACCTGGATTAAGTGTAGTCAAAATGCGATTCTGTAATTTGTAACTCTATAGAAATTCTCATTTCGCAGGGTGCTAATAAATTGCACATCTCTTCAACTAATTGTAGAACCAATAAAATAAGCTAGGTGAATGCCTGTTCCATAGCTGTTTTTAGGATTCGATTAACCAATGATAGACACCCTAAAAAACAAATCAGCACAATGTCATATTTACGTATTTCATGCACGGCAGAGTGTCGTGGAAGAAGCGCTCCGCGACACCCTCCTGCCCAAATTGATGAACAGGGAGGTGCGGGTGGCGTTATGACATACGATGCCGACATTTACAATCGCCGGTTCCCTGTAGGGGCAGGCCCCCGTACCTGCCCTGATGGCGATGGGCAACCACATGGGGTTGCCCCTACGGCGGGTATCGAAGGTGAAAGCATGACGAATTCAGATCTCCCGGGAAAAGTTCAGAACTTTGTTATCTTCAAAACCGCAGACGCCAAAGCAACCCAGACCTTTTTCAAATTGGTGCAGAGCAAATTACACTATGCAGTTCATCGTCATACCGCGGCAGAATTAATTGTCGCAAGAGCGGATGCAGAGAATAAGAACATGGGATTGACAACCTGGGATGGATCGCCGGACAAGAAATTAAATGGTAGGACTGCTGTTAACTAAAAAGGAGGCTAAAATGAAACGTTCTAAATATCAATTCGCTCTATTGGTTCTTATGTTTGTCAGTTTTTTACCCTGGCATGTAATCGCAGCCGAAACGATGGTGGAGTTTGCACCGGGTGAAGAAAAGCTGCTGATTGCAAGCGTTGGCGAAGATGGGGTGCAGCACGTCGAACTTATTGGCGGCGGGTATTACTTCGACCCGAACCATATCGTGGTGAAGGTCGATAAGCCTGTTGAACTTCTCGTACGAAAGGCCAGCGGTTTTGTACCACACAATATCATTGTTAAGGCCCCGGAAGCCGGCATCGATTTCAATGTTAATCTGGAGGATAAATTCTTGCCGATCAACTTCACTCCCACCAAAACTGGTAAGTATACGATCTACTGTGATAAATCGTTATTATGGTTTGAAGATCATCAGGGAAAAGGCATGGAAGGGATAATCGAAGTAGTGGAATAAACAAAAGGTGTGTGTTATGGAATTCCGGAAATATCCTCAAATATCCGGCCCATCTATCAGTTGGGGGCGTTATCGTTTCCCTCATCCTGGCTACCTCCTTAGTGTCCCGAAAGATCACCGGCACTCAAGCAAGCTCCTTTCGTCAGGTTCATTTCTTCCTGGGGCTCGCTATCCTTTCGTTTTATCTGCTGCAAGTATTGCTCGGCCTCGGTGTTTTGCTCTGATGGAAGTAAATGCATGGGACTACTGCCGATTAATCAGCTAATCAGCGCGTGGGACGATAAATAAAAAGACAGTTTGGGCGGAATGGTTTATTTTTGCAAATCTATGTCGGCCTGTTGTCCATTACCCAATGCCAAAAGCCTTTCCACTGATACCCTGGTCAGCCAACGGCAAAATATCAGCGTGTAGGTTCCGCCGGAGAGATACATTCCAAATATAAAAACAAGATGGGATAGTCCGTAGGTCAGCGGGCCGCCAATCACTACAACCAGTGGTTCATTAAGATGGATCGACAGGACGCCGAGGCCTGCCACGGCCGGCCAGCCGAGCACAAAACTCAGGCAGATAATAAATACTCCGCTAATTGTCAACAGAGACGGCTTTTCTTTGAAGGCGCTGAGGTCGGCCTGTTCTTCAATAGCCAGACGGACAAAATCTGCTTGGGAAATTTCGACAATGTACCTTTTGACCAGATCGATAATTTTTTTCATAGTTAACCACCATTTTAACAACATAATCATGGATTGTCACTGTGTGCTCTTTAGATAGCTGGTCATTTTTTGATAAAATCTACTGTATTTCAATAGATGATCGTACCGATAGACGGGTTGAGGCAAAAAGGCAGTTTGCCAGCGTCGGTTTGCTGGGTCGGGTCGAATTTGTGGTCGTTAAAAAACATGCTGCCTCACCTGAGCAAGGGTGCTATCAGTCGCATATTGCTTGTTTGCAAAGTGCACTTGCTGCTGGTGCCGAGCATATCCTGATATTTGAAGATGATATTATCTTTAAGGGTTTCAAAGATTCAACGCTTCAAGAGGTATCTTGTTTTCTGAGGGAAAATCCAAATTGGAATATCCTGTTTTTGGGCGGTATTGTGCGCCGGAGCTCAAAAACAACCAGCAAATCAGTGGTAAAAATTACCTACCAGTGCCTGTCACATGCCTACGCCATTACCCGGCAGTTTGCAGAAAGAGTGGTTGCAAAGCCTTGGCAGGGAGTTCCCTATGATGCTTTTTTGGCTCAGCTTAACCAAAATTTCTATGCGGTTTACCCTTCATTTTCCTTTCAAAGCAACTCTCCAACTGATAATAAGTTTTTTATTGATACACTGAGGCGGCTGTTGGGCGGCTTATATTTCATTCAAAAGGCAAATGAGCTATTTCAACGCTATAAGACGCCGATAATTATTGGTCATATCTTGGCGCTGGCCGCCTTGGTGTTTTTTATATTCAGACAGTTTCAGTAAGGGTTTTTTCTTAAATGATCAATTTTCGTCTCTTAATTAAAATTGTCGTATTGTTTGGCGCCCTTGCCGCATTTGGTTTTATGCGGCTGGATGTCGAAACCGATGTGGTTCGCTCTCTGCCTACAAGTAACAAGGTAATTGCCGATGCCCTTGATATCTTCACCAATCACCCAATTCATGATCAGATAGCAGTTGATATCGGGCTTGATACGGATGATCCCGAAACCCTGCTGGCCTGTGCTGAGTTTGTCGAGAATAAATTTGTTGAAAGCGGCCTGTTTGCCCAAGTGGGCATGTCAGAAATGGGCAACCTGATCCCTGAGCTGGCATTGCAGGTGGTGAATAATCTGCCGTTTCTGTTTTCGGCAAGTGAGTTGCGCGACTCTGTTGCCCCGCGTTTAACTGCCCTTGAGATTAGCAGGAAGGTTACAGGTATATTCTCCGATCTGAGCAGCATGGACGGCATTGGACAAACTGAGTTTATTGCCGCCGATCCTCTCGGCCTGAAGGATCTGATACTGGCCAAAATGGCTATGCTTGCACCATCAGGCAACGCCCGTATGTCTAATGGCAAACTTTTTTCCGCCGATGGCCGCCATCTGCTGGTCACCGCCCGGCCCGTAATGACAGGTTCTAATACCGCGTCTGCCAGAAAAATTGAGCAGCTGATATCTGACCTTGCCGGCCAATTGACTGACAGGTTTGCAGGCAAGGGGTATACTGTTACACTGACCCCGGCAGGCTCATATCGAGCCGCCCTGGACAATGAACGTATTATTAGAAGCGATGTAAATCGTGCCATTCTTCTTGCCACCATAGGAATTGCCCTGTTACTGCTGCTGGCCTTTCCCAGGCCGTTGATTGGCCTGTTAGCACTGGTTCCTGCTTTGGCTGGCACCGCCGCCGCCTTTTTTGTCTATTCTTTTTTTCACTCTTCTATATCAATAATGGTTCTGGGGTTTGGCGGGGCCATTATTTCAATTACTGTCGACCATGGTATCGCCTATCTGCTCTTTTTAGATTGCCCCCATGAGACCAAAGGCAAAGAGGCGGCCAGGGAGGTGTGGGCGGTGGGGCTAATGGCCGTTCTGACAACCATCGGCGCCTTTACTGTTCTCTGTTTCAGCGGCTTTCCTGTTTTTGTCGAGCTTGGCCAGTTTACCGCCCTTGGTGTTTTGTTCTCTTTTTTGTTTGTGCACCTGGTCTTCCCCCAAATATTTCCCGCCCTGCCTCCTGGCAGCAGTCGGGCCTTGCCCTTACAAAAAGTTGTGGATAACTTTTTTAACTTTGGAAAAACAGGGGCGGTTGTCGCAGCGCTTTTTGCTGTTGTGATGGTCTTTTATGCAAAGCCTGAATTTAATACAGATTTACATACCATGAATACCGTGAGTCGGGATACTCTGGCTGCAGACCGCCAGTTTGCTAAGGTCTGGGGTGATATTGCCAGTAAAAGTTATCTGATGATTTCTGCGCCCTCCATTGACGAAATACGACAAATTGATGACGCGCTGCTTGCTACCATTGAAGGTGATATCCAAGCCGACTTGCTGGCCGGGGCCTTTGTGCCGGCCATGATATTTCCAGGGGAAAAGAGGCGTAAGGAAAATTTTGCGGCCTGGAGATCCTTTTGGACCGACAATACGATCAGCGCGGTGAAGCACTCCCTGACCGACTCATCCATGACCTTAGGGTTTGCGGTTAATGCCTTTTCGCCTTTTTTTGATTCTCTTGATACCACCAGCTATCAACCTGAGAGTCCAATTCCGTCTCGTTTTTATAATCTTCTAGGGATCTCCGAGGTCAAGGATCAGACGACATTGGTCCAGTTTATAACGATTACCCCCGGCGAACAGTATAAGGCGGATGCTTTTTTAGAAAAATACAGTCGTTACGGGAAAATATTTGAACCACAATATTTTTCTAAAAAGTTAGGGGATCTTCTTTTCTCAACATTTACCAGGATGTTTTTGATACTGGCGGCAACTGTAACGGTTCTTCTGTTCTTGGTCTTTTTGAGCTGGCGGCTTACCTTAATTACTCTGGCGCCGGTTGCATTTGCCTACGTATCTACGTTGGGAACGTTAAAGATTTTAGGGCATCCCTTGGATATCCCCGGCCTCATGTTATCAATAATTATTTTAGGGATGGGAATTGATTATTCAATTTTTATTGTCAGGGCCCATCAGCGATATAGATCAACCGGGCATTCATCCTATAAGCTTGTGCGGATGGCCGTTTTCATGGCCTCTGCCTCAACGCTTCTTGGTTTTGGGGGGCTGGTTTCTGCTGAGCACTCTCTGTTGAACAGCGCCGGTCTGACCTCATTACTTGGTATCGGTTATTCGCTGATCGGTGCTTTTGTGCTGCTGCCGCCTCTGCTCAAAGCGCAGTTCTCTAAGCACGAGTATCCTTTAGCCCTAGACTCCGCAGATCTGCCCCGTCGTGTTCGCAGAAGATATGCGCAGGTTGAAGCCTATCCGCGCCTGTTTGCGCGCTTTAAGTTGAGACTTGACCCGCTATTTGTTGATCTTACGGCCAAGCTTGCCGCATGTCACGATGTCAGGACTATTGTCGATATTGGCTGTGGCTATGGAGTTCCGGCGGCATGGTGTCTCGAACAGTTTAAAAATGCCAGGGTTTTTGGCATTGAGCCTGATCCTGAAAGGGTGCGGATTGCCTCCTTAATAACCGGAGACAGAGGTGTTATCAAACAGGGA
This genomic interval from Desulfobulbaceae bacterium contains the following:
- a CDS encoding beta-ketoacyl-[acyl-carrier-protein] synthase family protein, with translation MKAPRNRRVFVIGYGAATPLGNSFAKTWQGAVEGRAGFKKITKCEVTTRSNIVGQIPDWNPADLDFVNRKEAAVWDADYVFLTMQVCREALVNAGLEMNAETGPRTACLIGSALNGTDSYRIAMDNYVNRGPLKVSPYLLPNLCANLPAGKAGMLLGFSGPIFSPQGACASANHAIGIGARMIRDGDCDFVLAGGAETCLVPEIIQGFANMQATIKVGPKDRAFGDPTLASRPFSIDRKGFVLSEGAGVVVLAAEEMVQSLGLEAKAEVMGIGWTSDALHFTRPNPQTIIRAISQAIDDAEISPAEIGSINAHGTSTPTGDSTEIECLRTIFGAKLSTIPVTANKSQIGHTLGASAAIEAALSIEAMGKGLVLPTVNHIADPAFDDVDVVPNIARKHTYEFFLSNAFGFGGTNCCVVFKGI
- a CDS encoding acyl-CoA thioesterase, whose protein sequence is MRPKPFIPEFLDQDKPFVRDKNSGRVWHQCELRTLYVDTDRSQVVYHANYLRYFEFGRASLMRYTAYPYREIEESGYIYPIIKIEVNYYTPLFYDDLMLIHTSPAALELVKLQFDYVITNQQTGEIICTGFTKHCAVNTSGTPVEIDDKTRELWQRFPK
- a CDS encoding polyketide synthase dehydratase domain-containing protein, with the protein product MAEVSEITVLSRLPVTIEIQPWFRDHCFAGKMILPAVETLAVLANEVTKFRPDIEISKMYEAHFAKFLEIGPADHELEVMVEIAEHDLGQITAKLLSKFHKKAISRIVEHGRVTFSSHRADLTPQADPTRFTLPQSAFKLSSQQVYRELVPFGKAYQNIIGDMYLFEQGAWARLMAPALPSTALGGGLGSPFPLDAAFHAACVWGQRYAGFIPFPVGFSSRTISEFTEPGATYETRVIPIEVKADELIFDLWIYTSQGELFETVCGIKMRDVSGGRLKPPTWIKCSQNAIL
- a CDS encoding virulence RhuM family protein translates to MSYLRISCTAECRGRSAPRHPPAQIDEQGGAGGVMTYDADIYNRRFPVGAGPRTCPDGDGQPHGVAPTAGIEGESMTNSDLPGKVQNFVIFKTADAKATQTFFKLVQSKLHYAVHRHTAAELIVARADAENKNMGLTTWDGSPDKKLNGRTAVN
- a CDS encoding quinol oxidase, coding for MFVSFLPWHVIAAETMVEFAPGEEKLLIASVGEDGVQHVELIGGGYYFDPNHIVVKVDKPVELLVRKASGFVPHNIIVKAPEAGIDFNVNLEDKFLPINFTPTKTGKYTIYCDKSLLWFEDHQGKGMEGIIEVVE
- a CDS encoding glycosyltransferase family 25 protein, with protein sequence MCSLDSWSFFDKIYCISIDDRTDRRVEAKRQFASVGLLGRVEFVVVKKHAASPEQGCYQSHIACLQSALAAGAEHILIFEDDIIFKGFKDSTLQEVSCFLRENPNWNILFLGGIVRRSSKTTSKSVVKITYQCLSHAYAITRQFAERVVAKPWQGVPYDAFLAQLNQNFYAVYPSFSFQSNSPTDNKFFIDTLRRLLGGLYFIQKANELFQRYKTPIIIGHILALAALVFFIFRQFQ
- a CDS encoding MMPL family transporter gives rise to the protein MINFRLLIKIVVLFGALAAFGFMRLDVETDVVRSLPTSNKVIADALDIFTNHPIHDQIAVDIGLDTDDPETLLACAEFVENKFVESGLFAQVGMSEMGNLIPELALQVVNNLPFLFSASELRDSVAPRLTALEISRKVTGIFSDLSSMDGIGQTEFIAADPLGLKDLILAKMAMLAPSGNARMSNGKLFSADGRHLLVTARPVMTGSNTASARKIEQLISDLAGQLTDRFAGKGYTVTLTPAGSYRAALDNERIIRSDVNRAILLATIGIALLLLLAFPRPLIGLLALVPALAGTAAAFFVYSFFHSSISIMVLGFGGAIISITVDHGIAYLLFLDCPHETKGKEAAREVWAVGLMAVLTTIGAFTVLCFSGFPVFVELGQFTALGVLFSFLFVHLVFPQIFPALPPGSSRALPLQKVVDNFFNFGKTGAVVAALFAVVMVFYAKPEFNTDLHTMNTVSRDTLAADRQFAKVWGDIASKSYLMISAPSIDEIRQIDDALLATIEGDIQADLLAGAFVPAMIFPGEKRRKENFAAWRSFWTDNTISAVKHSLTDSSMTLGFAVNAFSPFFDSLDTTSYQPESPIPSRFYNLLGISEVKDQTTLVQFITITPGEQYKADAFLEKYSRYGKIFEPQYFSKKLGDLLFSTFTRMFLILAATVTVLLFLVFLSWRLTLITLAPVAFAYVSTLGTLKILGHPLDIPGLMLSIIILGMGIDYSIFIVRAHQRYRSTGHSSYKLVRMAVFMASASTLLGFGGLVSAEHSLLNSAGLTSLLGIGYSLIGAFVLLPPLLKAQFSKHEYPLALDSADLPRRVRRRYAQVEAYPRLFARFKLRLDPLFVDLTAKLAACHDVRTIVDIGCGYGVPAAWCLEQFKNARVFGIEPDPERVRIASLITGDRGVIKQGWAPEMPDLSDPADIVLMLDMMHYLDDKTISAVFTNCFHIIRDGGVLAARYVIVPEGKPSLVWRFEELKIKLSGLTAHYRPAKKISALLIDAGFSVESNNISAVNDELYWFVARVNKKS